Proteins from a genomic interval of Anaerolineales bacterium:
- a CDS encoding cyclase family protein gives MHVYDISVGIEPGMPVWPGDLPLELIRVSAIADGANANVSRISCSVHIGTHMDAPLHFVEGGASIEALPLKVLIGRAYVVNLPKADVIDAAALEGANIPPRTKRVLFKTRNSALWARGETRFQTDFVAVDESGAHWLVRKGVQLVGVDYLSVAPYKRSKEVHETLLKAGVVIVEGVDLSRVAQGRYTLYCLPLKLVGSDGAPTRAILLGV, from the coding sequence ATGCACGTATACGACATCTCGGTCGGAATCGAGCCGGGTATGCCTGTATGGCCGGGCGATCTGCCGTTGGAGTTGATCCGGGTTTCTGCGATCGCCGACGGCGCCAACGCCAACGTCTCTCGTATTTCCTGCAGCGTGCATATTGGCACCCACATGGATGCCCCGCTGCACTTCGTCGAAGGCGGGGCATCGATCGAGGCTCTGCCGCTCAAGGTCTTGATCGGGCGGGCGTATGTGGTCAACCTGCCCAAGGCCGACGTAATCGACGCCGCCGCCCTTGAAGGAGCGAACATCCCTCCACGCACCAAGCGTGTGCTGTTCAAGACCCGTAATTCCGCCCTGTGGGCACGGGGCGAAACCCGGTTCCAGACCGATTTCGTCGCCGTCGACGAGAGCGGCGCGCACTGGCTGGTCCGTAAGGGCGTGCAGCTCGTCGGGGTCGACTACCTCTCGGTGGCGCCCTACAAGCGCAGCAAGGAAGTCCACGAGACACTGCTGAAGGCGGGCGTGGTCATTGTCGAAGGTGTGGACCTGAGCCGGGTGGCGCAGGGGCGCTACACGCTGTACTGCCTGCCGCTCAAGCTGGTGGGCAGCGACGGCGCGCCCACCCGGGCGATCCTGCTCGGGGTGTAG